One genomic region from Desulfurispira natronophila encodes:
- a CDS encoding EAL domain-containing response regulator, with amino-acid sequence MGNEQLKELKAHLQDRSILYVEDEDISRESVVALLSHFCPNVLVATNGKEGLDIYRNNSVDIVITDIQMPYMDGLTMALEIKKIDPRQHIIIVSAYNETSYFSKAIKAGVDGFILKPVDINQLWETLSKTAQRIKERLDNQLYRSYLEDMVQQYTIQLKDKSQELAQEMVSDRLTGLPNRIKLSDVLKRDESVTIILLNVDNFSHINTTYGYNTGDEALAAIADKLRQCVPDAYTLYRFASDEFVCLMPEMALEDARDFAQNTINSCFEQAIALSKNIDVRITFTMAIAHGKGWDLLRCAEIAMLETRQLGKNRIGLYRGKSPLETKQKNNIYWVNRLRTALEEDKVVPFYQPIVNNLTGAIDKFECLVRIWDQDEIISPFQFLERARQVGLIPQITQVVVEKAFSSFAGQPYQFSINIMDEDLREDYLVDYVQDAFRRYEVKPQQVIFEILEGASVYASKGSIDQLHALKDLGCQIALDDFGAEHSNFSRLLDLQADYIKIDGMFIRHLDSDPRSESITRAIINLASSLKMQTVAEFVCSEEVYHKVVELGISHSQGFYVGKPLPKIETRPFLPE; translated from the coding sequence ATGGGAAACGAACAGCTAAAAGAACTCAAGGCCCATTTACAAGACCGGTCCATTCTTTACGTGGAGGATGAAGATATATCAAGGGAGAGCGTGGTAGCTTTGCTGAGCCATTTCTGCCCAAATGTGCTCGTAGCTACTAATGGCAAAGAGGGGCTGGATATCTATCGAAACAATTCGGTTGATATTGTCATTACGGATATTCAGATGCCTTATATGGATGGCTTGACCATGGCGTTGGAGATCAAAAAGATAGATCCCCGACAACATATTATTATCGTTTCGGCTTATAATGAAACATCTTATTTTTCTAAAGCTATTAAGGCTGGAGTGGATGGATTTATACTCAAGCCTGTAGATATTAACCAACTGTGGGAAACTCTTTCCAAAACAGCTCAGCGAATCAAGGAGCGCCTCGACAATCAGCTCTACCGTTCTTACCTTGAAGATATGGTTCAGCAGTACACGATTCAGCTCAAAGACAAGTCCCAGGAGCTTGCACAGGAAATGGTTTCTGACCGGCTCACGGGATTGCCAAATCGAATCAAACTCTCCGATGTCCTCAAGCGGGATGAGTCAGTTACCATTATACTGCTCAATGTAGATAACTTTAGCCATATCAACACTACTTACGGCTACAATACAGGGGATGAGGCTTTGGCGGCTATTGCTGACAAGCTGCGACAGTGTGTTCCGGATGCTTATACCTTGTATCGCTTTGCCTCTGATGAGTTTGTCTGCCTCATGCCTGAAATGGCACTTGAGGACGCCAGGGATTTTGCGCAAAATACTATTAACAGCTGTTTTGAGCAAGCTATTGCTCTAAGCAAAAATATTGATGTGCGCATTACCTTTACTATGGCCATAGCTCATGGCAAAGGTTGGGACCTCCTCCGTTGTGCCGAAATTGCCATGTTGGAAACGCGACAGCTGGGAAAAAATCGCATTGGCCTCTACCGGGGCAAGTCGCCCCTGGAAACCAAGCAAAAAAATAATATTTACTGGGTTAATCGATTGCGGACTGCCTTGGAGGAAGATAAGGTTGTCCCTTTCTATCAGCCTATTGTCAATAATCTCACAGGAGCCATTGATAAGTTCGAGTGTTTGGTGCGTATATGGGATCAGGACGAGATCATAAGCCCTTTTCAGTTTCTTGAGCGGGCACGCCAGGTGGGGCTAATTCCTCAGATTACTCAAGTGGTGGTAGAGAAAGCATTCAGTAGCTTTGCTGGCCAGCCTTACCAGTTTTCCATTAACATCATGGACGAGGATTTGCGAGAGGACTATTTGGTGGACTATGTGCAAGATGCTTTTCGTCGTTACGAAGTAAAGCCACAGCAGGTGATATTTGAAATCCTGGAGGGGGCCAGTGTCTACGCCTCAAAGGGAAGCATTGATCAGCTTCACGCCCTTAAGGATTTAGGTTGTCAGATAGCGCTGGATGATTTTGGTGCCGAGCACTCCAATTTCAGTCGACTTCTGGATTTGCAGGCAGACTACATTAAGATTGACGGAATGTTTATCCGCCATCTCGACAGTGACCCTCGTAGTGAAAGCATTACCCGAGCTATTATTAATCTTGCCAGCAGCCTGAAGATGCAGACAGTGGCCGAGTTTGTTTGTAGCGAGGAGGTTTATCATAAGGTTGTGGAGTTGGGGATTTCCCACTCACAAGGGTTTTATGTTGGAAAACCCTTGCCAAAAATTGAAACTAGGCCTTTTTTACCTGAATAG
- a CDS encoding shikimate kinase, translating to MQRHIVLTGFMGSGKSTVGRLVAQKLGCRFVDIDDVIEKHAGMTIMEIFNKHGEIYFRDLESAAVRQVLDSSPSVIATGGGTLMRNSNLTELKKRGVLFYLSAQPSVLHERVGLSNNRPLVKEHPGLDEFSELLASRVPFYRKSDHIIEVDHVSPIEVADCIIDMLELA from the coding sequence ATGCAGCGACACATTGTTCTGACAGGGTTTATGGGATCTGGCAAGTCTACAGTTGGGCGCCTGGTAGCTCAGAAACTGGGCTGTCGATTTGTCGATATAGACGATGTTATAGAGAAACATGCTGGAATGACTATCATGGAAATATTTAACAAGCACGGTGAGATATATTTTCGCGACTTGGAAAGTGCCGCTGTCAGGCAAGTCCTCGACAGCTCCCCGTCAGTAATTGCTACAGGTGGAGGAACTTTGATGCGAAACTCCAACCTGACAGAGCTTAAGAAACGCGGAGTGCTTTTTTATCTCAGTGCTCAACCTTCAGTGCTCCACGAGCGGGTAGGGTTGTCAAATAACCGTCCTCTGGTCAAGGAGCACCCTGGACTTGATGAGTTTAGTGAGTTGCTGGCGAGTCGTGTTCCATTCTACCGAAAGAGTGATCATATTATCGAGGTTGACCATGTGAGCCCCATTGAGGTGGCTGATTGTATCATAGATATGCTGGAGTTGGCATGA
- a CDS encoding PAS domain S-box protein, with amino-acid sequence MSRLQLLHAILDNIPSATLCFDADGRVLYSNHTFQSLWGVDIVEGTSLDQSLALLGSQLKEPNHLIERLIGYLTSAEGETTLLNGTLSLKNGKQLHYRLQPLEHSEINGFLWIFENTSAAPYQSTLTHSLEYFYSLMGSMNELTCFYTLDISQRFGSIFGRWSRTMHMDEARYFASSIWQVFPPETARIHEKANMIVLQGKSISFDWSVHWGNEYLWFRSVHAPLLNDQHEVTGIFGFSVDITAQKKLEKEMRYQAEYTRNILNFQANMILVIDEYTIKTCNRAFLDFFKCHNLDEFQQSHGSIGSKFVKQDGYLSGDSYRWLDKMLENRSHGYESKVILYDIRRDENRYFMLDSRFLPGSGREIIITFTDITELLEYHRLLEDLNSYLEAQVEKRTHRLQRTNSELSKREQLISAIFDTSNIGIAVVNSKGVIQQCNEAFSRIAAMPIDELIGRGMEHLTHENLRDKIQHWCQRALEEAAFHMPREWTLQRHDNATLNLLVSIAPLLNDDPVASHVITISDITQQRAIENTAKHQEQMLIQQSKMADMGEMIGVIAHQWTQPLNTIGLLAQNLQFYHQSDTLEENNQRVHESLESIMNQVRFMAETIDDFRDFLTPSKTKKPFALDRAVESIIKLLRPQFEQSEIQVETHWPSQGTLLQGYGLPNEFKQVILNILVNARDAIVNRREQNPGSNPPSHITIRLENSEDHCELLIADSGGGIPEEIIESIFEPYMTTKGEQGTGIGLYMSRVIIEKHMGGSLKVSNEKEGASFVISLPLHRNPAVIGL; translated from the coding sequence ATGAGCCGGCTCCAACTTTTACATGCCATTCTTGATAACATCCCCTCTGCCACCCTTTGTTTTGATGCCGATGGGAGAGTTCTCTACTCCAATCACACTTTCCAGTCGCTTTGGGGTGTAGATATTGTGGAAGGCACTTCTCTTGATCAAAGCCTGGCATTGCTTGGCTCTCAGTTGAAAGAACCGAACCATCTGATCGAGCGACTGATAGGATATTTGACGAGTGCCGAGGGAGAAACCACACTTCTCAATGGAACACTGAGTCTTAAAAACGGCAAACAGCTGCACTATCGTCTGCAGCCCCTTGAGCACTCCGAAATCAATGGCTTTCTGTGGATTTTTGAAAATACTTCTGCTGCACCCTATCAGTCGACTTTAACTCACAGTCTGGAATATTTCTATTCGTTGATGGGTTCCATGAACGAATTAACATGTTTCTATACCCTGGATATATCTCAGCGCTTTGGGAGTATTTTTGGGCGCTGGAGCCGGACTATGCACATGGATGAAGCCCGTTATTTTGCAAGCAGCATATGGCAGGTATTTCCTCCTGAAACGGCTCGTATTCACGAGAAAGCCAACATGATCGTACTTCAGGGTAAATCAATAAGCTTCGACTGGAGCGTTCACTGGGGCAATGAGTATCTTTGGTTCAGATCTGTACACGCACCATTGCTCAATGACCAACATGAAGTAACCGGAATTTTTGGTTTTTCCGTTGATATAACGGCACAAAAAAAACTCGAAAAAGAGATGCGGTACCAGGCAGAGTATACCCGCAATATACTCAACTTTCAGGCAAATATGATCTTGGTAATAGATGAGTATACTATCAAGACCTGCAATCGGGCATTTCTTGATTTTTTTAAGTGCCATAATCTCGATGAATTTCAACAGAGCCATGGCAGCATAGGCTCCAAGTTTGTCAAGCAAGATGGTTATCTATCTGGTGACAGCTATCGCTGGCTAGATAAAATGCTGGAAAATCGCTCTCATGGATACGAAAGCAAAGTAATTCTTTACGACATACGCCGTGACGAAAATCGTTACTTTATGTTGGATTCACGCTTTCTGCCAGGGTCTGGGCGTGAAATCATAATAACCTTTACAGATATAACTGAACTACTTGAGTATCATCGGTTGCTTGAAGATCTCAACAGCTATCTTGAAGCGCAGGTAGAAAAAAGAACTCATCGTTTACAGCGTACGAACAGTGAGTTGAGCAAGCGAGAGCAGCTTATCAGTGCAATTTTTGATACGTCCAATATTGGTATTGCCGTGGTTAACTCTAAAGGCGTCATTCAGCAGTGTAATGAGGCGTTTAGTCGCATTGCTGCCATGCCCATTGACGAACTTATTGGACGTGGCATGGAACACCTGACACACGAAAATTTACGCGATAAAATACAGCATTGGTGTCAGCGTGCTTTGGAGGAAGCGGCGTTCCACATGCCTCGTGAGTGGACGCTACAACGCCATGACAACGCTACACTTAATCTCCTGGTCAGTATAGCGCCACTTTTAAACGATGATCCAGTTGCGTCTCACGTCATAACTATATCTGATATTACCCAGCAACGCGCTATCGAAAATACTGCCAAGCATCAGGAGCAGATGCTTATACAACAGTCTAAGATGGCGGATATGGGAGAAATGATAGGCGTTATAGCTCACCAGTGGACTCAGCCACTCAACACCATCGGACTGTTAGCCCAAAATCTTCAATTCTATCATCAGTCTGACACGTTGGAAGAGAACAACCAGAGAGTGCATGAATCCCTTGAAAGCATAATGAACCAGGTGCGGTTTATGGCTGAAACTATCGATGATTTTCGAGATTTTCTGACTCCATCGAAAACCAAGAAGCCTTTTGCCCTGGACCGGGCAGTAGAGTCCATCATCAAGCTTTTGCGTCCGCAATTTGAGCAGAGTGAAATTCAGGTTGAAACCCATTGGCCTTCACAGGGGACCCTTCTTCAGGGCTATGGTCTCCCCAATGAATTCAAGCAGGTGATCCTCAATATTTTGGTGAATGCTCGGGATGCTATTGTTAATCGGCGAGAGCAGAACCCTGGATCTAATCCACCTTCCCACATAACCATACGGCTAGAAAACAGCGAAGATCACTGTGAGTTGCTAATTGCTGACAGTGGCGGGGGTATTCCCGAAGAAATCATTGAGTCAATATTTGAACCGTATATGACGACTAAAGGAGAGCAAGGAACCGGAATTGGTCTTTATATGTCACGTGTTATTATTGAGAAGCACATGGGTGGCAGCCTTAAGGTGAGCAATGAAAAAGAAGGAGCTAGCTTTGTTATATCGCTACCACTACATAGGAACCCGGCAGTTATAGGACTTTAG
- the aroQ gene encoding type II 3-dehydroquinate dehydratase, whose amino-acid sequence MRFAVIQGPNLNMLGVREPEVYGALRLEEIQQKLDKAVADLYPATDIKHFQSNHEGQIIDFIHGIHQRCDAIIINPGGLTHTSVSLRDALASVAMPFVEVHLSNVFSRESFRHHSYLSDQAMAVISGAGWRGYLYALDLLYRQCSVEA is encoded by the coding sequence ATGCGTTTTGCAGTTATACAAGGTCCAAATCTCAATATGTTAGGTGTGCGAGAGCCTGAGGTTTACGGGGCACTTCGGCTTGAGGAAATACAGCAAAAACTGGATAAGGCTGTAGCAGATCTTTATCCTGCCACGGATATCAAACACTTTCAAAGTAACCATGAGGGTCAAATAATAGACTTTATCCATGGAATACATCAGCGTTGCGATGCGATTATTATAAATCCTGGAGGTCTGACTCACACGTCTGTATCGCTGCGAGATGCACTGGCGAGTGTAGCCATGCCTTTTGTCGAGGTCCACCTTTCAAATGTCTTTTCACGCGAATCCTTTCGGCACCACTCGTACTTGAGCGATCAAGCAATGGCTGTCATTAGTGGTGCCGGTTGGAGAGGTTACTTATACGCTCTGGATTTGCTTTATCGGCAGTGCTCAGTAGAGGCGTAA
- the aroB gene encoding 3-dehydroquinate synthase, protein MSSLSLDVPIAPAPSWSYRIDIEDRFSSLCGYSSKRRIYVITQENIWRLWGDLFLQQACLEPASVYMMGDGEHYKSLETFEAIQNWLLAHGANRQSLLVAFGGGVVGDMAGFVAATYMRGVDYLQVPTTLLSQVDSSVGGKTAINLADGKNMVGAFCQPRHVHINLATLSTLDKRNYAAGMAEVIKYGFAMDLELFEYLESHREELANRDKSCLAHVIYSCCAIKSRIVAQDEKENGLRAVLNFGHTIGHVIERWGDYRRYLHGEAVAMGMVAAARISAHVRGLEHVQIDRLQNLLEFFALPTSLPLPFSVVNQYIGKDKKSSDTFVRFVVVPQPGQWEFVDLPFPFALEEYIGE, encoded by the coding sequence ATGAGTTCACTTTCTTTGGATGTACCCATAGCGCCAGCTCCTTCTTGGAGCTATCGAATTGATATAGAAGACCGGTTCTCTTCCCTATGCGGCTACTCGAGTAAGCGACGCATTTACGTTATTACCCAGGAAAATATTTGGCGCTTGTGGGGTGATTTATTCCTGCAGCAAGCATGCCTGGAGCCCGCCAGTGTCTACATGATGGGCGATGGTGAGCACTATAAGTCACTGGAAACTTTTGAAGCTATCCAAAACTGGTTGCTGGCTCACGGTGCCAATCGCCAATCCTTGCTAGTGGCGTTTGGGGGGGGAGTTGTTGGGGATATGGCTGGTTTCGTTGCAGCAACCTATATGCGCGGAGTGGATTATCTTCAGGTGCCCACAACTCTTCTCAGTCAGGTGGACTCTAGTGTTGGAGGTAAAACTGCTATCAATTTGGCTGATGGGAAGAATATGGTGGGAGCTTTTTGTCAACCGCGCCATGTTCACATCAACCTGGCAACATTGTCTACTTTGGATAAGCGCAACTATGCAGCAGGGATGGCTGAAGTAATCAAGTATGGTTTTGCCATGGATCTTGAACTTTTTGAATATCTTGAATCCCATCGAGAGGAATTGGCTAATCGGGACAAGTCATGCCTCGCTCATGTTATATACTCATGCTGCGCCATTAAGTCCCGTATTGTGGCTCAGGATGAAAAGGAAAACGGTTTGCGCGCTGTACTCAATTTTGGCCATACTATTGGGCACGTTATTGAGCGCTGGGGAGATTATCGCCGCTATCTCCACGGTGAGGCTGTGGCCATGGGAATGGTTGCTGCAGCCAGGATTTCTGCACATGTTCGAGGACTCGAACATGTGCAGATAGATAGACTTCAAAACTTGCTGGAATTCTTTGCCCTTCCTACATCACTTCCCTTGCCTTTTTCAGTGGTAAACCAGTACATTGGCAAGGATAAGAAAAGTAGTGATACATTCGTACGCTTTGTTGTGGTCCCACAGCCTGGGCAGTGGGAGTTTGTTGACCTTCCCTTCCCTTTTGCCCTTGAGGAGTACATCGGTGAGTGA
- the aroC gene encoding chorismate synthase: MRYLTAGESHGKGLFAIVEGFPAGLEVRAEDIDVHLKRRQMGYGRGGRMKIESDAVEFLSGIRWGKTMGSPITLAVWNRDNKNWPKMMSPHAEEACPDEIFTRPRPGHADLGGCLKRNMQDVRNVLERSSARETAVRVAVGSLSRCLLRHFGVDIQSYVRSIGTLNCALSVESVDLKAINKCADKSIVRFLHTVQDDDARTYIDQMRNEGNTLGGVFEVVITGVVPGIGDYASYGGKLDGRFGQALMGMQAVKGVEVGLGFGAAHAPGSQVHDEIGYDSQNHTFPRQSNRAGGIEGGMSNGMPIVIRAAKKPIPTLYTPLQSVDIRSKEPFAATVERSDVTAVPAASTIAEAICATVLAEAYLEKFGSDSMDETLRNFQGYIEQLQRF; this comes from the coding sequence ATGCGCTATCTTACCGCAGGTGAGTCCCACGGCAAAGGACTCTTTGCAATTGTGGAAGGTTTCCCTGCTGGCCTTGAGGTTAGAGCTGAAGACATAGACGTCCATCTGAAGCGTCGTCAGATGGGTTACGGGCGTGGTGGGCGCATGAAAATTGAGTCTGACGCAGTGGAGTTTCTCAGCGGTATTCGCTGGGGAAAGACGATGGGCTCACCCATTACCTTGGCTGTGTGGAATCGTGATAATAAAAACTGGCCAAAAATGATGTCACCCCACGCCGAAGAAGCCTGCCCCGATGAGATATTTACTCGGCCTCGCCCAGGTCATGCTGACCTGGGTGGCTGCCTAAAGCGTAATATGCAAGATGTGCGCAATGTGCTGGAACGATCTAGCGCCAGGGAAACCGCTGTGAGAGTAGCTGTTGGCAGCCTCAGCCGCTGTCTGTTGCGTCACTTTGGTGTGGATATTCAGAGTTACGTTCGCTCAATTGGTACACTCAACTGTGCGTTATCAGTGGAATCTGTTGATCTGAAAGCCATTAATAAGTGTGCAGATAAGAGTATAGTGCGCTTTCTGCATACAGTACAGGATGATGATGCTCGCACATATATTGATCAGATGCGCAATGAGGGCAATACCCTTGGGGGGGTTTTTGAAGTTGTTATCACTGGCGTGGTACCCGGGATTGGTGACTATGCGTCATATGGTGGTAAACTTGATGGCCGATTTGGACAGGCCTTAATGGGTATGCAGGCTGTCAAGGGTGTAGAGGTGGGTTTAGGTTTTGGTGCTGCCCATGCTCCGGGTTCCCAGGTGCATGATGAAATCGGTTACGACTCCCAGAACCATACTTTTCCTCGCCAATCGAATCGGGCAGGAGGTATAGAGGGGGGCATGTCCAATGGTATGCCCATCGTTATCAGGGCAGCAAAAAAACCAATACCTACCCTGTATACTCCTTTGCAGAGCGTAGATATTCGAAGTAAAGAGCCATTTGCAGCTACGGTGGAGCGCTCGGACGTAACTGCTGTCCCAGCAGCGTCAACCATTGCTGAGGCCATTTGTGCAACGGTTTTGGCAGAGGCATACCTGGAGAAATTTGGCAGTGACAGTATGGATGAAACATTGCGAAACTTTCAGGGGTACATTGAGCAGCTACAGCGTTTTTAG
- a CDS encoding MOSC domain-containing protein, with product MNPKATVKAVCTSASKGERKKDVQQASFVTDHGIQGDGHAGPGHRQVSLLAMESIEKMRKAGLKVGPGDFAENLTTEGIILHTLPVGTVLQIGDVVMEVSQIGKLCHERCAIYYQAGDCVMPKEGIFTVVKSNGIIKSGDTIQVKKA from the coding sequence ATGAACCCGAAAGCCACTGTTAAGGCTGTTTGTACCAGCGCCTCCAAAGGTGAACGCAAAAAAGACGTGCAACAAGCCAGCTTTGTCACGGACCATGGAATTCAAGGTGATGGCCATGCAGGACCAGGTCATCGACAGGTAAGTCTGCTGGCAATGGAAAGCATAGAGAAAATGCGAAAGGCGGGGCTTAAGGTTGGTCCGGGAGATTTTGCAGAAAATCTCACTACAGAGGGAATTATCCTGCACACCCTTCCCGTCGGCACCGTGCTGCAAATAGGCGATGTAGTTATGGAAGTAAGTCAAATTGGCAAACTTTGTCATGAGCGATGTGCAATCTACTACCAGGCAGGCGACTGCGTTATGCCTAAAGAAGGGATCTTCACTGTAGTAAAAAGCAACGGGATTATTAAAAGCGGAGATACTATTCAGGTAAAAAAGGCCTAG
- a CDS encoding ketopantoate reductase family protein, translated as MKRISILVCGAGAIGCYYGSKLHQGGAQVSFVTPGDTHLLQDTGIYIESLNEKPYHFFPYEVINPGQTLSHTPDYVIVTTKVLPHIDTVEVVRPYLNPHTTIVLLQNGIDIEHPFSQAFPNHELIRILAFVCVSRQSIGNVLHQDYGKIAMGNYPKGTSSRAQQLAQSFEKGGVECELSDQVQLACWKKLSWNAAFNPVSVLARGADTKTMLNDPECRQLIESIMGEVVSIAAHTGYDLPSSLIEEQLKNTDAMVPYKTSMLLDYENGRPMEIDAIVGNALRVARRHNVPAPRLQSLYGLLRLY; from the coding sequence ATGAAGCGCATCAGTATTCTTGTCTGTGGTGCCGGTGCTATCGGGTGCTACTATGGATCCAAACTGCACCAGGGAGGCGCACAGGTCTCGTTTGTCACCCCAGGCGACACACACCTACTTCAGGATACAGGCATTTACATCGAATCCCTAAACGAAAAACCCTACCACTTTTTCCCATATGAGGTAATTAATCCAGGGCAGACGCTCAGCCATACACCAGACTATGTCATCGTTACCACCAAGGTGCTGCCACATATTGATACTGTTGAAGTAGTGCGACCCTACCTTAACCCTCACACCACCATAGTACTATTGCAAAATGGCATTGATATTGAGCACCCTTTTTCTCAAGCTTTCCCCAACCATGAACTTATACGCATTCTTGCTTTTGTCTGTGTCAGCCGCCAGAGCATTGGCAATGTATTGCACCAGGACTATGGGAAAATTGCCATGGGAAATTATCCAAAGGGAACTTCTTCCAGAGCACAACAGTTGGCACAGTCATTTGAAAAAGGTGGAGTTGAGTGTGAATTATCTGATCAAGTCCAGTTGGCTTGCTGGAAAAAATTGTCATGGAACGCAGCGTTTAATCCTGTTTCAGTTCTGGCACGGGGGGCAGACACCAAAACCATGCTGAACGACCCAGAGTGTCGCCAACTTATAGAATCCATCATGGGAGAGGTGGTATCAATAGCGGCACATACAGGTTACGACTTGCCATCGTCTCTCATTGAAGAGCAGTTGAAAAATACTGACGCCATGGTCCCATACAAAACAAGCATGCTACTGGATTATGAAAATGGCAGACCCATGGAAATAGATGCCATTGTCGGTAATGCCCTGAGAGTTGCCCGCCGCCATAATGTACCAGCACCAAGGCTACAAAGTCTTTATGGCCTCTTACGCCTCTACTGA
- a CDS encoding sensor histidine kinase yields the protein MTCAKIEDNSDLVVASLKVDTTSSWHERYEQMLYSAGDGLWEWDFTTNQIFMSPRFKEIAGYEEHELPNTMAAWRSILHPSEQKRMIERLRGFSSIPGRQFQLVHRLLSRSGASKWSLLRGQILSDRHGTSTKAIAFLTDIDEQRKIEDELDQARTLLSDTQLRARMGNWELDLNSDALWWSDEMYRIFEIDPGEFDGTLNGFLSFVSLSERSDLKRLLYQAGSFASRVTVEVPGRNNKTISLEAQARHDQDGRPLRLVGLAQDITWERQAQQQMSKLIRALEHVPNSVAIANREGIIEYVNPFFSDFTGYHEDEVLGQQANILKSGKQDRDFYRHLWQTILEGKIFEGEMINRRKDGSLYLEQKSISPVWDERGQITHFVAIGRDITEQNRLKSEIEEANQALMKFNAELQQRVEEEIGKRRQQEQLVMQQARLSAMGEMMSYVAHHWRQPLNIIGLLVQSTRVAYDTGELDDEYLQDTSIRIMEQVWKMSDTINVFADFSQESHDKVRFDLVRAIGETFALIHHQFKELGVDIVGIQGPQKTPMVAINAPHCELPVKSSPYTVLGYPNEFKHVLLGIFNNARDAILNHFQHTSKTEASSQTLGTITVHADHTEECVLIEVFDNGGGIPTSIFPRIFDPYFTTKEVGRGTGISLYMAKTIIENHMSGTLNARNHGAGACFTIRLPLAQQEM from the coding sequence ATGACTTGTGCCAAGATAGAAGATAACTCCGATCTTGTAGTAGCTTCGTTGAAAGTTGATACCACATCTTCATGGCATGAGCGCTATGAGCAGATGCTTTACAGTGCAGGAGATGGGCTTTGGGAGTGGGATTTTACCACTAATCAAATTTTTATGTCACCCCGTTTTAAAGAAATTGCAGGATATGAAGAGCACGAGCTGCCTAACACTATGGCGGCCTGGCGCAGTATTCTTCATCCGTCTGAGCAAAAACGCATGATCGAACGCCTGCGAGGTTTCAGCAGTATTCCAGGGCGACAGTTTCAGCTGGTGCATAGATTGTTGAGCCGCAGTGGTGCCAGTAAGTGGTCACTCTTGCGTGGGCAGATACTTTCCGACAGGCATGGCACTTCCACCAAGGCCATTGCCTTTTTAACCGACATCGATGAGCAGCGTAAAATAGAAGACGAGTTGGATCAAGCTCGTACCTTGCTGTCGGATACTCAACTGCGTGCTCGGATGGGTAACTGGGAGCTGGACCTGAATTCCGATGCACTGTGGTGGTCCGACGAGATGTACCGCATTTTTGAAATTGATCCTGGTGAATTCGATGGGACACTGAACGGTTTCTTATCTTTTGTCAGTTTGTCGGAGCGCTCTGATTTAAAGCGTTTGCTTTATCAAGCAGGTTCATTTGCCAGTAGAGTCACTGTCGAAGTACCAGGGCGAAACAACAAAACCATATCGCTGGAAGCCCAGGCGCGACATGACCAGGATGGGCGTCCTTTGCGATTAGTTGGTCTTGCCCAGGATATTACCTGGGAGCGTCAAGCCCAGCAGCAGATGAGCAAGTTGATCCGTGCTTTGGAACATGTTCCCAACTCTGTTGCCATTGCTAACCGTGAAGGAATCATAGAGTACGTAAATCCTTTTTTCTCTGACTTCACAGGCTACCATGAAGATGAGGTGTTGGGGCAACAAGCAAATATCCTTAAGTCTGGCAAGCAGGATCGCGATTTTTATCGTCACCTTTGGCAGACGATTCTTGAAGGGAAGATATTTGAAGGCGAGATGATCAATCGACGAAAGGATGGTTCTCTCTACCTGGAGCAAAAATCTATAAGTCCTGTGTGGGATGAGCGAGGGCAGATTACCCACTTTGTTGCCATAGGCAGGGATATTACTGAGCAGAATCGCTTGAAAAGTGAGATTGAAGAAGCAAATCAAGCTTTAATGAAATTTAACGCTGAACTGCAGCAGCGAGTGGAAGAAGAGATTGGCAAGCGACGTCAGCAGGAACAGCTGGTTATGCAACAAGCCAGGCTCAGCGCCATGGGTGAAATGATGAGTTATGTGGCTCACCATTGGCGTCAGCCATTGAATATTATTGGGTTGTTGGTTCAAAGCACTCGTGTTGCCTACGATACCGGTGAACTGGATGATGAATACTTGCAGGACACTTCGATTCGCATTATGGAACAAGTGTGGAAAATGTCTGATACGATAAATGTTTTTGCTGACTTTTCTCAGGAATCACATGACAAGGTCAGATTCGATTTGGTGCGTGCAATTGGTGAGACGTTTGCTCTAATTCACCATCAGTTTAAAGAGTTAGGTGTCGATATAGTTGGGATCCAGGGACCCCAAAAGACTCCCATGGTTGCTATCAATGCTCCTCACTGCGAGTTGCCTGTTAAATCATCACCTTATACTGTGCTTGGGTATCCCAATGAGTTTAAGCATGTCTTGTTAGGGATTTTCAATAATGCCCGTGACGCAATTCTCAATCACTTTCAGCATACCAGCAAGACTGAAGCTAGCTCACAAACACTGGGAACCATTACGGTTCATGCGGATCACACTGAAGAGTGTGTGTTGATAGAGGTTTTTGATAATGGTGGTGGAATACCAACCAGCATTTTCCCGCGCATCTTTGATCCGTATTTCACAACAAAAGAAGTTGGCAGGGGAACAGGAATAAGCCTTTATATGGCCAAGACTATAATAGAAAATCACATGAGCGGAACGCTGAATGCGCGTAATCACGGCGCTGGAGCCTGCTTTACGATTCGTCTGCCCCTGGCCCAACAGGAAATGTAA